In the Kaistella sp. 97-N-M2 genome, one interval contains:
- a CDS encoding ferric siderophore ABC transporter substrate-binding protein has protein sequence MDYIIQHKKNQEKDKRKSAVLTVLVSLLVFLGIFFYKFTKITEKPEQITTMLINFGDNQNGANLEEPANQEGSLAANTETEVPETVPQPKVETAQPVAKEKVLTGQNTKVSAPKVEKVAKTATKPSPTKSTPAKTSAAKATKANSKTGTGDGKGTAAIGNLLKGRGTKPGSQGTNGTTGNAGDPLGGDGNGDSKIGVDRKLVGFIPGTMGRGGAQPSHTCTASGTINISYTVDKAGNVVSARRLSGISDACVASNSISWVKRYVKAERANTSSTGVYQITF, from the coding sequence ATGGATTATATAATTCAACATAAAAAAAATCAGGAGAAAGACAAAAGGAAAAGCGCTGTGCTAACGGTCCTTGTGTCGCTTTTGGTATTTTTAGGAATTTTCTTTTACAAATTCACCAAAATAACCGAAAAGCCGGAGCAGATCACGACGATGCTCATCAATTTCGGCGACAATCAAAACGGCGCCAATCTCGAAGAGCCCGCAAATCAGGAGGGAAGTTTAGCTGCAAACACCGAAACCGAAGTTCCTGAAACCGTTCCCCAACCCAAAGTAGAAACCGCGCAACCCGTTGCGAAAGAAAAAGTTTTAACAGGACAGAACACGAAAGTTTCTGCCCCAAAAGTTGAAAAGGTCGCGAAAACCGCCACCAAACCCAGCCCTACGAAATCGACACCCGCAAAAACCTCCGCGGCGAAAGCCACCAAAGCCAATTCGAAAACCGGCACCGGCGATGGAAAAGGCACTGCAGCCATTGGTAATTTGCTGAAAGGTCGCGGCACAAAACCCGGCTCCCAGGGAACCAACGGCACCACCGGAAATGCGGGAGATCCGCTGGGCGGCGACGGAAATGGCGACAGCAAAATAGGTGTGGACCGCAAACTCGTCGGTTTCATTCCCGGCACCATGGGTCGCGGCGGCGCACAACCTTCGCACACCTGCACGGCGAGTGGCACCATTAATATTTCCTATACCGTAGACAAAGCCGGAAATGTAGTTTCTGCGCGGCGCTTAAGCGGTATTTCCGATGCCTGCGTTGCCTCCAATTCCATTTCGTGGGTGAAAAGATACGTGAAAGCCGAACGCGCAAACACCTCTTCTACCGGCGTTTATCAAATTACTTTTTAG
- a CDS encoding biopolymer transporter ExbD, with protein sequence MELKRRNRVNAEFSMASMTDIIFLLLIFFMITSSAISQSAIDVNLPKADATNPNVQDTSTVTIKEDGKYFINDKEIPKEALESQLVNALKDETNPSFTIRADENTRHKDVVFVMGIAETHHYNLAIATTQE encoded by the coding sequence ATGGAATTGAAACGCAGAAACAGAGTGAACGCCGAATTCAGCATGGCTTCGATGACAGATATTATCTTTCTGTTGCTGATCTTTTTTATGATCACGAGTTCCGCCATCAGCCAAAGCGCCATCGATGTGAACCTTCCAAAGGCCGACGCCACGAATCCTAACGTTCAGGACACTTCCACCGTAACCATTAAAGAAGATGGCAAATATTTCATCAACGATAAAGAAATTCCGAAAGAAGCCCTGGAAAGCCAGTTGGTGAACGCGTTGAAAGACGAAACCAATCCTTCCTTCACCATCCGCGCCGATGAAAATACGAGACACAAAGACGTGGTTTTCGTTATGGGAATCGCAGAAACGCATCATTATAATTTAGCCATTGCGACCACGCAGGAATAG
- a CDS encoding MotA/TolQ/ExbB proton channel family protein gives MFLQTPTPVINTTTEKHIFSLWEILFSGGIVGNVIMIAIFLLGILALYIFLERFFFIKRASKATPNFLENIKDFVQEGKIQTAVDYCKTIDSPEARMIEKGLARIGRPISDISNAMQNQGQLEVSKLEKNLNILASASGAAPMLGFLGTVVGMIMAFFEISNVTGAVSPKLLASGIYTAMATTAVGLFIGIPAYFFYNILVTNVDRLVLKIQTHVNEFLDALNKPL, from the coding sequence ATGTTTTTACAAACACCTACTCCAGTAATTAATACCACGACCGAAAAACACATTTTTTCTCTTTGGGAAATCCTCTTCAGCGGCGGCATCGTCGGAAACGTGATTATGATTGCTATTTTTCTCCTCGGGATTTTAGCGCTTTATATCTTTTTGGAAAGATTTTTCTTCATCAAAAGAGCTTCAAAAGCCACACCTAATTTCCTCGAAAACATTAAAGATTTTGTGCAGGAAGGTAAAATTCAAACGGCGGTGGATTACTGTAAAACCATAGATTCTCCCGAAGCCCGGATGATTGAAAAAGGTTTGGCAAGAATCGGACGGCCAATTTCCGACATTTCCAACGCGATGCAAAACCAGGGTCAACTCGAAGTTTCCAAACTCGAAAAAAATCTGAATATCCTGGCCTCCGCTTCCGGAGCCGCACCGATGCTCGGCTTTCTGGGGACCGTGGTCGGAATGATCATGGCTTTTTTCGAAATATCAAATGTTACTGGCGCCGTAAGTCCCAAATTACTGGCTTCCGGAATCTATACAGCCATGGCAACCACTGCCGTCGGTTTATTCATCGGTATTCCCGCCTACTTTTTCTATAATATTTTGGTGACGAATGTAGACCGTTTGGTGTTGAAAATTCAAACCCACGTTAACGAATTTCTGGACGCTCTAAACAAACCGCTATAA